The following coding sequences are from one Musa acuminata AAA Group cultivar baxijiao chromosome BXJ2-4, Cavendish_Baxijiao_AAA, whole genome shotgun sequence window:
- the LOC103983328 gene encoding probable LRR receptor-like serine/threonine-protein kinase At3g47570 codes for MAASTHQSFLASDSASNSTSSADDDVLALLSFKSLLSDPGSALSSWNNHTSHVCDWHGVRCRDGRRVTALRLVSLGLAGPISPTIANLTSLRNLHLGDNQFNGSIPPELGNLGRLANLNFSYNSLSGEIPATLSRCSRLRTIRIDYNNLEGKLPASLARCSNLSVICFSGNRLVGDIPAEYGSLSELLWLYLNGNNLTGAIPASLGSSSSSLTQIMLFNNSLTGKIPPSLGNLSSLTHLYLSSNNLVGSIPPTLGNCLNLTYLYLRTNSLEGNIPESLGSLTSLRVLDLSVNKLSGTIPPSLYNLSRLGSLNLGINQLVGTISPDIGHALPGLEYLILQGNRLEGSIPRSLVNASELYYLDLSLNNFNGVVPANLGQHHNLAVLNLEGNRFKARDATDWSFLASLSNCTELTWLFLSDNDLAGRFPASIANLSAQLEWLSLAGLQISGAIPPEIEKLRGLQQLDLNGNLLNGSIPREIGSLRNLTRLYLFGNKLSGPIPESLGNHTQLEVLNLGDNRLQGGIPRSFINFKQLNELNLSRNQLGGAIPREVVSITSLTKVLDLSHNSLVGPIPSDIQKLKLLVLLDVSENKLSGQIPSGLGGCETLNYLYMQGNFFQSTIPSQLSNLRSLQRLDVSRNELSGQIPKFLAGISSLQYLNLSFNDFDGPVPTEGAFANASEVFVDGNPKLCGGHPALRLPPCPVDSSNKSRMRSVAIGLASLIPCFIVLSIIILMWKTASSKRSPLESSPRDQFKMVSYAELHKATDGFSSANLIGTGSFSSVYKGTLEGYENGVAVKVLNLERKGALKSYLAECEALRSIRHRNLVKILTCCSTIDRRGNDFKALVFEYVPNGSLDDWLHPTVGSNRETKQLSLDERLCIAIDVASALEYLHRHHGQTPIVHCDVKPSNVLIDDDMAAHLGDYGLIKFLAECNAASTGNPSYSLALRGSIGYIPPEYGIGGEVSAHGDVYSYGILVLEMVTGKRPTDDMFRDGRSLRIFVEAAFPDRVVEIVDPAIRSAMEGNDRAANCVVSMVEVGLLCSKGTPQARLDAESVTTKLVAIRSAYLGLGYGDV; via the exons ATGGCCGCATCGACGCACCAGTCCTTCCTCGCTTCTGACTCCGCGTCCAACTCGACGTCCTCCGCCGACGACGACGTGCTCGCTCTCCTGTCGTTCAAGTCTCTGCTATCCGATCCCGGCTCGGCACTGTCCTCGTGGAACAACCACACGTCTCATGTCTGCGACTGGCACGGTGTGAGATGCAGAGATGGCCGGAGAGTCACAGCCTTGAGGCTGGTCTCGCTCGGCCTCGCCGGTCCCATATCGCCCACCATAGCCAACCTCACTTCCCTCAGGAACCTCCACCTCGGAGACAACCAGTTCAATGGAAGCATCCCACCTGAGCTGGGAAACTTGGGTCGGCTGGCGAATCTTAACTTCAGCTATAATTCTCTCTCAGGTGAAATCCCAGCCACGCTATCTCGCTGTTCCAGACTCCGGACCATCAGGATCGATTACAACAATCTCGAGGGAAAGCTCCCTGCGAGCCTCGCTCGATGCTCCAACCTCAGCGTCATTTGTTTCTCAGGGAACCGCCTCGTCGGAGACATTCCTGCAGAGTATGGATCGCTTTCAGAACTTTTATGGCTCTACCTTAATGGCAACAACCTTACAGGAGCCATTCCAGCAAGCCTGGGGAGCAGCTCCTCTTCTCTCACCCAGATCATGCTGTTCAATAACAGTCTCACCGGAAAGATTCCACCTTCTCTTGGCAACCTGTCGTCCCTCACCCATCTCTACCTCTCCAGCAACAACTTGGTAGGAAGCATACCGCCTACGCTAGGCAACTGCTTGAATCTAACCTATCTTTATCTAAGAACAAACAGCTTGGAGGGGAATATACCAGAAAGCCTGGGCAGCCTCACCAGCTTAAGAGTTCTTGATCTTTCCGTCAACAAGTTATCCGGTACGATCCCTCCATCTCTGTACAATCTATCGAGGCTCGGTTCTTTGAACCTCGGGATAAACCAGCTCGTAGGAACCATTTCGCCTGATATAGGCCATGCTCTTCCGGGACTCGAATACCTTATCCTTCAGGGGAATAGATTGGAAGGTTCAATACCACGATCATTAGTCAATGCTTCTGAACTCTACTATCTTGATCTTTCTTTGAACAATTTCAATGGAGTTGTCCCAGCAAATTTGGGTCAGCATCATAATCTAGCCGTTCTGAACCTCGAGGGTAATCGGTTCAAGGCCAGGGATGCCACGGATTGGAGCTTCCTTGCTTCTCTGTCTAACTGCACAGAGCTTACATGGCTGTTTCTGTCCGACAATGATCTTGCAGGCAGATTTCCTGCATCTATAGCGAACCTCTCTGCGCAACTCGAGTGGTTGTCTTTAGCAGGGCTTCAGATATCAGGGGCCATTCCGCCGGAGATAGAGAAACTCCGTGGCTTGCAGCAGCTTGATCTCAATGGAAACCTTCTGAACGGCAGCATCCCTAGAGAGATTGGATCCCTTCGCAACTTGACTCGATTATACTTGTTTGGGAACAAGCTCTCCGGCCCCATTCCTGAGTCACTGGGGAACCACACGCAGCTAGAAGTACTCAACTTGGGAGACAATCGATTGCAAGGAGGCATACCGCGGAGCTTTATCAACTTCAAGCAGTTGAACGAGCTGAATCTTTCTCGTAACCAGCTCGGTGGCGCCATTCCCAGAGAGGTCGTCAGCATTACTTCTCTCACAAAGGTGCTTGATCTGTCTCATAATTCTCTGGTCGGTCCGATTCCAAGTGACATCCAGAAGCTGAAGCTCCTCGTTCTGCTCGACGTTTCTGAAAACAAGCTTTCTGGCCAAATTCCTAGTGGTCTTGGAGGTTGCGAGACCTTGAACTACCTTTACATGCAAGGAAACTTCTTCCAGAGTACCATACCTTCGCAATTGAGCAACTTGAGAAGCCTTCAGAGGCTCGATGTTTCGCGTAATGAATTATCTGGGCAAATCCCCAAATTCTTGGCTGGTATCAGCAGTCTCCAATATCTCAACCTTTCCTTCAACGATTTCGATGGTCCGGTTCCAACAGAAGGTGCCTTCGCCAACGCCAGCGAAGTTTTCGTCGATGGGAATCCCAAGCTTTGCGGGGGTCATCCGGCGTTACGCCTTCCACCATGCCCTGTCGACTCTTCTAACAAAAGTAGAATGAGAAGTGTCGCAATAGGACTCGCCAGCTTGATCCCCTGCTTTATTGTTCTCTCCATCATCATTCTCATGTGGAAGACGGCGTCGAGCAAGAGATCTCCGCTCGAATCTTCTCCGAGAGATCAGTTCAAAATGGTGTCTTACGCAGAGCTGCACAAGGCGACCGATGGGTTTTCTTCCGCCAATTTAATTGGCACCGGTAGCTTCAGTTCTGTGTACAAAGGAACTCTGGAAGGCTACGAAAACGGCGTTGCAGTAAAGGTACTAAACCTGGAGCGGAAAGGAGCTCTGAAGAGTTATCTGGCAGAATGCGAGGCCCTGAGAAGCATCCGGCACCGGAACCTCGTCAAGATCCTCACTTGCTGCTCCACCATCGACCGCAGAGGAAATGATTTCAAAGCTCTCGTGTTCGAGTACGTGCCCAACGGGAGTCTAGATGATTGGTTGCACCCAACGGTTGGCTCGAATCGTGAGACGAAGCAACTGAGTCTTGACGAAAGACTGTGCATAGCCATCGATGTCGCGTCTGCGTTGGAGTACCTGCATCGTCACCATGGCCAAACGCCAATCGTTCACTGTGATGTGAAGCCGAGCAACGTTCTTATCGACGACGACATGGCTGCCCACTTGGGTGACTATGGGTTGATAAAGTTCCTGGCCGAATGCAACGCTGCATCAACGGGGAATCCCAGTTATTCCCTCGCATTGAGAGGATCCATAGGTTACATACCTCCAG AGTACGGGATCGGAGGGGAAGTTTCCGCGCATGGAGACGTGTACAGCTACGGAATACTTGTGCTGGAGATGGTGACAGGGAAGAGGCCTACCGACGACATGTTCAGGGACGGTCGATCGCTTCGCATCTTCGTCGAGGCGGCCTTCCCTGACAGAGTAGTGGAAATCGTGGATCCTGCGATACGATCGGCCATGGAAGGTAACGATCGCGCAGCGAATTGCGTGGTCTCCATGGTCGAAGTTGGCCTGCTCTGCTCGAAAGGAACACCACAAGCACGGTTGGACGCGGAGAGTGTCACGACCAAGCTGGTCGCGATCAGAAGTGCGTACCTTGGGTTGGGATATGGCGATGTGTGA
- the LOC135611256 gene encoding uncharacterized protein LOC135611256 isoform X2: MSVCRVPNDSDLRMMFESLSDTYLTNAWEVSRDRRLSLSSSLRHRRAPVDVLFLLASLRSRFKWDGGGDIVRVGRVDGSRVKPATATASITRRDTNSTRARKRSSRYDTEQANFDHGDHAIRCAIVTFHGRSYRRIHDFHYSVSEGRRLDEAAKRSTVPEHVVGRPLPCHHLQHKYSVAVHVSMRGNFPSDPVLYSIRSNTVVSRCTQRGTSSTHSHPSGQPCRRR; the protein is encoded by the exons ATGTCTGTCTGTCGGGTACCCAACGATTCGGATCTGAGGATGATGTTCGAGTCCTTATCCGATACATACCTCACGAATGCGTGGGAGGTCTCGAGAGATCGTcgactctccctctcctcctctttgCGTCATCGCCGGGCGCCCGTGGACGTCCTCTTCCTCCTTGCATCACTG AGAAGTCGATTCAAGTGGGATGGAGGAGGTGACATTGTCAGAGTG gGTCGTGTGGATGGTTCGCGGGTAAAGCCAGCCACAGCAACCGCTTCCATCACTCGTCGTGACACAAATTCCACCAGAGCCAGGAAAAGGAGCTCAAGATATGACACAG AGCAGGCCAACTTCGACCATGGAGACCACGCAATTCGCTGCGCGATCGTTACCTTCCATGGCCGATCGTATCGCAGGATCCACGATTTCCACTACTCTGTCAGCGAAGGCCGCCGCCTCGACGAAGCTGCGAAGCGATCGACCGTCCCTGAACATGTCGTCGGTAGGCCTCTTCCCTGTCACCATCTCCAGCACAAGTATTCCGTAGCTGTACACGTCTCCATGCGCGGAAACTTCCCCTCCGATCCCGTACTCTACAGCATAAGATCAAACACGGTTGTATCG CGTTGCACTCAGCGAGGAACTTCGTCAACCCATAGTCACCCAAGTGGGCAGCCATGTCGTCGTCGATAA
- the LOC135611256 gene encoding uncharacterized protein LOC135611256 isoform X1 produces MSVCRVPNDSDLRMMFESLSDTYLTNAWEVSRDRRLSLSSSLRHRRAPVDVLFLLASLRSRFKWDGGGDIVRVGRVDGSRVKPATATASITRRDTNSTRARKRSSRYDTDSIIITLRHIPTQEQANFDHGDHAIRCAIVTFHGRSYRRIHDFHYSVSEGRRLDEAAKRSTVPEHVVGRPLPCHHLQHKYSVAVHVSMRGNFPSDPVLYSIRSNTVVSRCTQRGTSSTHSHPSGQPCRRR; encoded by the exons ATGTCTGTCTGTCGGGTACCCAACGATTCGGATCTGAGGATGATGTTCGAGTCCTTATCCGATACATACCTCACGAATGCGTGGGAGGTCTCGAGAGATCGTcgactctccctctcctcctctttgCGTCATCGCCGGGCGCCCGTGGACGTCCTCTTCCTCCTTGCATCACTG AGAAGTCGATTCAAGTGGGATGGAGGAGGTGACATTGTCAGAGTG gGTCGTGTGGATGGTTCGCGGGTAAAGCCAGCCACAGCAACCGCTTCCATCACTCGTCGTGACACAAATTCCACCAGAGCCAGGAAAAGGAGCTCAAGATATGACACAG ATTCCATTATCATCACACTTCGCCATATCCCAACCCAAG AGCAGGCCAACTTCGACCATGGAGACCACGCAATTCGCTGCGCGATCGTTACCTTCCATGGCCGATCGTATCGCAGGATCCACGATTTCCACTACTCTGTCAGCGAAGGCCGCCGCCTCGACGAAGCTGCGAAGCGATCGACCGTCCCTGAACATGTCGTCGGTAGGCCTCTTCCCTGTCACCATCTCCAGCACAAGTATTCCGTAGCTGTACACGTCTCCATGCGCGGAAACTTCCCCTCCGATCCCGTACTCTACAGCATAAGATCAAACACGGTTGTATCG CGTTGCACTCAGCGAGGAACTTCGTCAACCCATAGTCACCCAAGTGGGCAGCCATGTCGTCGTCGATAA
- the LOC135611256 gene encoding uncharacterized protein LOC135611256 isoform X3, translating into MSVCRVPNDSDLRMMFESLSDTYLTNAWEVSRDRRLSLSSSLRHRRAPVDVLFLLASLRSRFKWDGGGDIVRVGRVDGSRVKPATATASITRRDTNSTRARKRSSRYDTDSIIITLRHIPTQEQANFDHGDHAIRCAIVTFHGRSYRRIHDFHYSVSEGRRLDEAAKRSTVPEHVVALHSARNFVNP; encoded by the exons ATGTCTGTCTGTCGGGTACCCAACGATTCGGATCTGAGGATGATGTTCGAGTCCTTATCCGATACATACCTCACGAATGCGTGGGAGGTCTCGAGAGATCGTcgactctccctctcctcctctttgCGTCATCGCCGGGCGCCCGTGGACGTCCTCTTCCTCCTTGCATCACTG AGAAGTCGATTCAAGTGGGATGGAGGAGGTGACATTGTCAGAGTG gGTCGTGTGGATGGTTCGCGGGTAAAGCCAGCCACAGCAACCGCTTCCATCACTCGTCGTGACACAAATTCCACCAGAGCCAGGAAAAGGAGCTCAAGATATGACACAG ATTCCATTATCATCACACTTCGCCATATCCCAACCCAAG AGCAGGCCAACTTCGACCATGGAGACCACGCAATTCGCTGCGCGATCGTTACCTTCCATGGCCGATCGTATCGCAGGATCCACGATTTCCACTACTCTGTCAGCGAAGGCCGCCGCCTCGACGAAGCTGCGAAGCGATCGACCGTCCCTGAACATGTCGTCG CGTTGCACTCAGCGAGGAACTTCGTCAACCCATAG